In Eleutherodactylus coqui strain aEleCoq1 chromosome 11, aEleCoq1.hap1, whole genome shotgun sequence, a single window of DNA contains:
- the RFWD3 gene encoding E3 ubiquitin-protein ligase RFWD3, giving the protein MAQEEMDVELANAGLVSEPPGLPGIALRSPLVFSNIPVERRANPESAESGADRAENRFLPIYSPVHSHTSSALHMLQGALDQLRQAAEHHSSQQIRSHRMSARINQRSSPQRAVGMRRNQAFPNLFHLTGNLRTAMSEEAANRAGQTRAPAADEGDSSDETVELSDDDDGSSTEVDEGANDTRAAQPAEPAPEELHINLVAAASDAPERSDDPAAVNENTAPGADQPSKQPSPVKPVTSAASPSDEDEGDTCAICFESWTNAGQHRLSALRCGHLFGFTCIDRWLKGGAAKCPQCNKKAKRSDIVVLYARTLRALDTSEQERMRSTLEMEQSLRRKAELESAQCRLQVQVLTDECGKLRKLVQELKMLIAQNGSSSSQPSSSARAGTSSSLSSSQGQHKYNFEKAILVNQGGNCRVMAYCERLSCLVVSQPSAHTTLVPGCGIKKLSAANMKSSQYVPIHSKQIRGLAFSNRSDGLLLSAALDNTVKLTSLLTNTVVQTYNTGRPVWSCCWCTDDNNYVYAGLINGSVLVYDLRDTSQYVKELMPLGSRCPVVSLSYVPRAASEVFPCGGVLAGTLEGAYFWEMSDAQYKPHLLPLEPGGCTDIQTESSTRHCLVTYRPGKTHNYLRCVMMELTSSRLTDTEDEYSCSCYPVQTFNAGPTCKLLTKNAIFQSPERDGSVLVCAGDESSSSAMLWHSGSGILHQKLQADQPVLDICPMEVNQSSLLATLTEKMVKIYRWE; this is encoded by the exons ATGGCGCAGGAGGAGATGGACGTGGAGCTCGCCAACGCCGGCCTTGTCTCGGAGCCGCCCGGGCTTCCTGGGATCGCCCTCAGATCTCCGCTTGTCTTCAGCAACATTCCAGTAGAAAGAAGAGCAAATCCGGAGAGCGCAGAGAGCGGTGCGGACCGCGCAGAGAATCGCTTCCTCCCCATCTACTCCCCAGTGCACTCCCACACCTCCAGTGCCCTCCACATGCTCCAGGGGGCGCTAGACCAGCTCCGCCAGGCAGCAGAGCATCATTCCTCACAGCAGATCCGGAGTCACAGGATGAGTGCCAGGATCAATCAGCGCAGCTCGCCCCAGCGGGCTGTTGGCATGCG CCGTAATCAAGCGTTCCCGAACCTCTTCCATTTAACTGGAAACTTGAGGACTGCGATGTCTGAAGAAGCAGCGAATAGGGCGGGGCAGACGAGGGCGCCGGCGGCAGATGAGGGCGACAGCTCTGATGAGACTGTGGAGCTGAGTGATGACGATGATGGCAGCTCTACAGAAGTGGATGAAGGAGCAAACGACACCCGAGCGGCCCAGCCGGCGGAGCCAG CCCCTGAAGAACTTCACATAAACCTCGTTGCAGCCGCGTCGGACGCTCCGGAAAGATCTGATGACCCCGCTGCTGTAAATGAGAACACCGCGCCTGGTGCTGATCAGCCGAGCAAACAg CCATCACCAGTAAAGCCAGTGACCTCTGCGGCTTCTCCTTCAGATGAGGACGAGGGGGACACCTGTGCCATCTGCTTTGAGTCTTGGACCAATGCCGGTCAGCACCGACTGTCCGCCTTACGCTGCGGCCATTTATTTGGCTTTACTTGCATCGATCGTTGGCTGAAGGGAGGAGCGGCCAAGTGTCCTCAG TGCAACAAGAAGGCGAAACGCTCAGATATAGTGGTGCTCTACGCCCGGACGCTGAGGGCCCTGGACACTAGTGAGCAGGAACGTATGCGGAG CACTCTGGAGATGGAGCAGTCGCTGCGGAGGAAGGCAGAGCTGGAGTCTGCACAGTGCCGGCTTCAGGTCCAGGTCCTGACAGACGAGTGCGGGAAGCTGCGCAAACTAGTCCAG GAGTTGAAGATGCTGATCGCCCAGAATGGATCCAGCTCTTCCCAGCCGTCATCCAGCGCCCGGGCCGGGACCTCCAGCTCATTGTCCTCCAGTCAGGGGCAGCACAAGTACAACTTTGAAAAAGCCATCCTGGTCAACCAAGGAGGGAACTGCCGTGTGATGGCCTACTGCGAGCGGCTCAGCTGCCTGGTGGTGTCCCAGCCGTCTGCCCATACCACCCTCGTCCCGG GTTGTGGGATCAAGAAGCTGAGTGCAGCCAACATGAAGAGCAGCCAGTACGTGCCCATCCATTCCAAGCAGATCCGTGGCCTGGCCTTCAGTAACCGCTCGGATGGCCTGCTGCTGTCTGCTGCCCTGGATAACACTGTGAAGCTGACCAG CCTGCTGACCAACACTGTTGTGCAAACCTATAACACGGGCCGGCCGGTGTGGAGCTGCTGCTGGTGCACCGATGATAACAACTACGTGTATGCCGGTCTGATTAATGGATCTGTGCTAGTCTATGACCTGAGAGACACCAGCCAGTACGTGAAGGAGCTGATGCCGCTGGGCTCTCG CTGTCCGGTGGTGTCCCTGTCCTACGTCCCCCGAGCTGCTTCTGAGGTCTTCCCTTGTGGAGGCGTGCTGGCTGGCACCCTGGAGGGTGCGTATTTCTGGGAGATGAGTGATGCCCAGTACAAGCCTCACCTACTACCCTTGGAACCTGGAGGTTGCACGGACATCCAGACGGAGAGCAGTACACGGCACTGCCTGGTAACGTATCGCCCCG GTAAGACCCACAATTACCTGCGTTGTGTGATGATGGAGCTGACCAGCTCCCGGCTGACTGACACGGAGGACGAATACTCCTGTTCCTGTTACCCTGTGCAGACCTTCAATGCTGGCCCCACCTGTAAACTGCTGACCAAGAACGCCATATTCCAGAGCCCGGAGCGAGATGGCAGCGTCCTCGTGTGTGCAGGAGATGAGTCGTCCAGCTCTGCTATG CTCTGGCACTCGGGAAGCGGCATCCTCCACCAGAAACTCCAGGCCGACCAGCCGGTGTTGGACATCTGCCCCATGGAGGTAAACCAGAGCAGCCTGCTGGCCACGTTAACGGAAAAGATGGTGAAGATCTACAGATGGGAGTGA